A single region of the Fibrobacter sp. UWT2 genome encodes:
- a CDS encoding STAS domain-containing protein: MPQLKNYREVGIFDLLSAPLNPIGAFDAEQFKKDVRALLAEKTDEKFLAVDLTGLDFVYSDAYNAFIQFQQEMDDRKGMFAILTNNQTILDGLKKAGLDKNIKVFAYEADMMSFSLQASAPAESKPEVEVVPEEPAPVASQNMGSTMGSIEGAPSAHLDRHTGAHRRFTKSFNAIAKEEPEENTSNKKGLDVPFDDEPSSAKTVIIVVLLLLAAVGGILAFFCI; encoded by the coding sequence ATGCCCCAATTAAAGAATTATCGCGAAGTTGGAATTTTTGATTTGTTGTCTGCCCCCCTGAATCCGATTGGGGCTTTTGACGCAGAACAGTTTAAGAAAGACGTTCGCGCTTTACTCGCTGAAAAGACCGATGAAAAGTTTTTGGCAGTCGATTTGACTGGTCTTGACTTTGTCTATAGCGATGCTTATAATGCATTTATCCAGTTCCAGCAGGAAATGGACGATCGTAAGGGTATGTTTGCCATTTTGACAAACAACCAGACGATTCTGGATGGCCTCAAGAAGGCCGGCCTCGACAAGAACATCAAGGTTTTTGCTTATGAAGCAGACATGATGTCGTTCTCGCTGCAGGCTAGCGCTCCCGCCGAAAGCAAGCCCGAAGTCGAAGTGGTTCCTGAAGAACCGGCTCCGGTTGCCTCCCAGAATATGGGTAGCACCATGGGTTCTATCGAAGGCGCTCCGTCTGCACACTTGGATCGTCATACAGGCGCACATCGTCGCTTTACCAAGAGCTTCAACGCTATTGCTAAAGAAGAACCCGAGGAAAATACTTCCAATAAGAAGGGTCTCGACGTTCCGTTCGATGACGAACCGTCTTCGGCAAAGACTGTTATTATTGTAGTACTCTTGTTGCTTGCAGCGGTGGGCGGAATTCTCGCGTTCTTCTGCATCTAG
- the infB gene encoding translation initiation factor IF-2, with the protein MANEEQIKPVDWAKEHGVKSDLVIKLLRENGVKVLTQVSKVNASEYEKIEAAVDAERQKAEARSKNLKKASTAETSNASSDKKKESSSAGDGKLKAKLIRTKKPAAKPAAAPAAAAAPAAKPAAVVKPAAPKVEPKVETPAAAPAPAAVEAPKAPEVKPAAAPAAPKVEAAPAAAAAEKPAAPKVEPKPAPVESKPAPAAVKPAAPAAPAAPAAAAPAAAKPAMVTPGMELKQPPMKAQVFKPDEAILARIKKSQQQAQASRGGHRNNNGNQQGYTGTFGRLSNNGDNRNGNRRNDNRNGNGGPNNNGGRTFTGRTGGFTGSSMQDAFNASNGGAQGFGGQNQGGKGGKQQNGRHGQNDKNRRGNGKDRQDQQKEIQQEVVRQNVSRVMADLSKKPVKKVYRKEHNDNTPGEEKKILKTSDFITVGELAGLMDQMPARVIAKCMEMGMMVTINARLDFETIQLLADEFGYEAQLMEEYEEEVLGVEEESSENLKPRHPVVTVMGHVDHGKTSLLDWIRKTHVVSGESGGITQHIGAYEVTTKQGKVTFLDTPGHEAFSAMRARGSQVTDVIVLVVAADSMVMPQTVESIELAKREKVPMVVAITKIDLPTANPDKIRAQLAERGVEVEQWGGSTSCIEVSARTGQGMDDLLETLALEAEVLELKANPDAHARGAVVESKLDVGKGSMATILVQNGTLHVGDPFVCGIYAGRVRAMFNERGEQMKEAPPSAPCQVLGFDGTPQAGDDLIVVEDEKTAREIASKRRMAARERDLRSRNVKTLEDTFNDRKEGKLSELNLIVKADVGGSAEALAASLEKLTNKEVRVNIIRKGVGTITESDILLATTAQAIIISFHLMPSLSIREMAQKEGIEIRNYRVIYDCIEDITNAVEGLLKPTMREELSGEAEIRQVFKIPKIGLIAGCMVTDGEVDRTSHVRVYRNGVELGTTVVQSLKRMKDDVKSVARGFECGIGLKGYEDIKEGDSLIFFKEVKVARTLKDVAREEAEEKAKKAEESNES; encoded by the coding sequence ATGGCTAATGAAGAACAAATTAAACCAGTAGATTGGGCGAAGGAACACGGAGTCAAGAGTGACCTCGTGATCAAGCTTTTGCGCGAGAACGGTGTCAAGGTTTTGACCCAGGTTTCGAAGGTGAACGCCTCCGAATACGAAAAGATCGAAGCCGCTGTTGATGCTGAACGCCAGAAGGCTGAAGCCCGCAGTAAAAACCTGAAAAAGGCGTCTACCGCCGAAACTTCCAATGCCTCTTCCGACAAGAAGAAGGAATCTTCTTCGGCTGGCGACGGCAAGTTGAAGGCCAAGTTGATCAGGACGAAGAAGCCGGCTGCAAAACCGGCCGCCGCTCCCGCTGCCGCCGCAGCACCTGCTGCAAAGCCTGCCGCAGTGGTAAAGCCTGCTGCTCCTAAGGTCGAACCGAAGGTCGAAACGCCTGCCGCTGCTCCCGCACCGGCTGCCGTTGAAGCTCCGAAGGCTCCCGAGGTGAAGCCCGCCGCAGCACCTGCTGCTCCGAAGGTTGAAGCTGCTCCCGCAGCTGCTGCCGCAGAAAAGCCTGCAGCACCTAAGGTTGAACCGAAGCCCGCTCCGGTGGAATCGAAGCCTGCTCCGGCTGCTGTAAAGCCTGCCGCACCGGCAGCCCCCGCAGCGCCCGCTGCTGCCGCACCGGCCGCTGCCAAGCCTGCCATGGTGACCCCGGGTATGGAACTTAAGCAGCCCCCGATGAAGGCTCAGGTGTTCAAACCTGATGAAGCTATTCTCGCCCGTATCAAGAAGTCTCAGCAACAGGCTCAGGCATCCCGCGGCGGTCACCGTAACAACAACGGTAACCAGCAGGGTTATACGGGTACATTCGGTCGCCTTTCGAACAATGGCGACAACCGTAACGGAAACCGCCGTAACGACAACCGTAACGGAAACGGTGGCCCGAACAATAACGGTGGCCGTACCTTTACTGGTCGCACCGGTGGCTTTACCGGCAGTTCTATGCAAGATGCCTTCAATGCTAGCAATGGTGGCGCCCAGGGATTTGGCGGCCAGAATCAGGGCGGCAAGGGTGGCAAGCAGCAGAACGGTCGCCACGGCCAGAACGACAAGAACCGTCGCGGCAATGGCAAGGACCGTCAGGACCAGCAGAAGGAAATCCAGCAGGAAGTCGTTCGTCAGAACGTTTCCCGCGTGATGGCTGACCTGTCCAAGAAGCCTGTCAAGAAAGTTTACCGCAAGGAGCATAACGACAATACTCCGGGCGAAGAAAAGAAAATCCTCAAGACTTCCGACTTTATTACCGTGGGCGAACTCGCTGGCCTTATGGACCAGATGCCGGCCCGCGTGATCGCGAAGTGCATGGAAATGGGCATGATGGTGACCATCAACGCCCGCCTCGATTTTGAAACCATCCAGCTCTTGGCTGACGAATTCGGTTACGAAGCCCAGCTGATGGAAGAATACGAAGAAGAAGTGCTCGGCGTGGAAGAAGAATCTTCTGAAAACCTGAAGCCGCGTCACCCGGTGGTGACGGTGATGGGCCACGTTGACCACGGTAAAACTTCTTTGCTCGACTGGATTCGTAAGACCCATGTGGTGTCCGGCGAATCGGGTGGCATTACGCAGCATATCGGTGCATACGAAGTCACGACCAAGCAGGGTAAGGTGACCTTCCTCGATACTCCGGGTCACGAAGCATTCAGTGCTATGCGTGCTCGCGGTTCTCAGGTGACCGACGTGATCGTGCTCGTGGTGGCTGCCGACTCCATGGTGATGCCGCAGACGGTTGAATCTATTGAACTTGCCAAGCGCGAAAAGGTGCCGATGGTCGTGGCTATCACGAAGATCGACTTGCCGACCGCTAACCCCGACAAGATTCGCGCCCAGCTCGCTGAACGCGGCGTGGAAGTGGAACAGTGGGGTGGTTCTACCAGCTGTATCGAAGTTTCTGCACGTACGGGCCAGGGCATGGACGACCTCTTGGAAACGCTCGCCCTCGAAGCCGAAGTGCTCGAACTCAAGGCTAACCCCGATGCTCACGCTCGCGGCGCCGTGGTGGAATCTAAGCTCGACGTGGGTAAGGGTTCTATGGCCACGATCCTCGTGCAGAACGGTACGCTCCATGTGGGTGACCCGTTTGTCTGCGGTATTTACGCTGGTCGTGTCCGTGCTATGTTTAACGAACGTGGCGAACAGATGAAGGAAGCTCCTCCGTCTGCTCCGTGTCAGGTGCTCGGCTTTGACGGTACTCCGCAGGCCGGTGACGATCTTATTGTGGTCGAAGACGAAAAGACCGCACGTGAAATTGCCTCCAAGCGCCGTATGGCTGCTCGTGAACGCGACCTGCGTTCTCGTAACGTGAAGACTTTGGAAGATACCTTCAACGATCGTAAGGAAGGTAAGCTCTCCGAACTCAACCTTATTGTTAAGGCCGACGTGGGCGGTTCTGCAGAAGCTCTTGCAGCAAGCCTCGAAAAGCTTACCAACAAGGAAGTGCGCGTCAACATTATCCGCAAGGGTGTGGGTACCATTACGGAATCCGATATCTTGCTCGCTACGACCGCACAGGCAATCATTATTTCCTTCCACTTGATGCCGTCGCTCTCTATCCGCGAAATGGCCCAGAAGGAAGGCATCGAAATCCGCAACTACCGCGTGATTTACGACTGCATTGAAGATATCACCAACGCTGTGGAAGGCCTCCTCAAGCCGACCATGCGCGAAGAACTCTCCGGCGAAGCCGAAATCCGCCAGGTGTTCAAGATTCCGAAGATCGGTCTCATCGCAGGCTGTATGGTTACCGACGGCGAAGTCGACCGTACCAGCCATGTGCGCGTGTACCGCAACGGTGTGGAACTCGGTACGACCGTGGTCCAGTCCTTGAAGCGCATGAAGGACGACGTCAAGTCTGTCGCTCGTGGCTTTGAATGCGGTATCGGTCTTAAGGGTTACGAAGACATCAAGGAAGGCGATAGCTTGATCTTCTTCAAGGAAGTCAAGGTTGCCCGTACCCTGAAGGATGTGGCCCGCGAAGAAGCCGAAGAAAAGGCCAAGAAGGCTGAGGAGTCCAATGAGTCGTAG
- a CDS encoding tyrosine-type recombinase/integrase, with the protein MNLSEHIAGYLQYIADRRRFSPRTVDTYRKSLTKFIEHLGEGAAEFPLNAFSESSVKTFVWDLKMKQKLAPTSICEHLAALKSFGKYLVKSKIVEKNPAENVPMPKRPKRLVNVLGQKDLAEEKFPELPEKPTLQQVRARILLELIYGSGLRISECQNLTWDRINEHDFLVRVLGKGNKERIVPLTESFIARIANYKQMQLEAGHLPTATGYVFLSDDGKPFGLRTLRNDIQHLLREIGWEGKASPHVLRHSFATHLLENGAEIMSVKEMLGHSNISTTQVYTHVNAERLRAAFKKTHPRA; encoded by the coding sequence ATGAATCTTTCTGAACACATCGCAGGCTATTTGCAGTATATCGCGGATAGGCGCCGCTTTTCGCCACGCACGGTAGACACCTATCGCAAGTCGCTTACGAAGTTCATCGAGCATCTCGGCGAAGGCGCCGCTGAATTTCCACTCAACGCTTTCTCGGAATCCAGCGTCAAGACATTCGTATGGGACTTGAAGATGAAGCAGAAGCTTGCACCTACAAGCATTTGCGAACACCTGGCCGCCTTGAAAAGTTTCGGCAAGTACCTGGTCAAGAGTAAAATCGTCGAAAAGAATCCGGCCGAAAACGTTCCCATGCCCAAGCGCCCCAAGCGCTTGGTAAATGTTCTTGGGCAAAAGGACCTAGCCGAAGAAAAATTTCCGGAGCTCCCTGAAAAGCCGACGCTGCAACAAGTGCGCGCCCGCATTCTGCTAGAACTGATTTACGGTTCCGGACTACGTATTTCGGAATGCCAGAACCTTACTTGGGACCGCATTAACGAACATGATTTCCTAGTCCGCGTTCTCGGCAAAGGCAACAAGGAACGCATCGTTCCGCTGACCGAAAGTTTTATCGCACGCATCGCAAATTACAAGCAAATGCAACTAGAGGCAGGACACCTGCCGACTGCCACGGGCTACGTATTCTTGAGCGACGACGGCAAGCCTTTCGGCCTGCGCACGCTACGCAACGACATCCAGCACTTGCTTCGAGAAATCGGCTGGGAAGGCAAGGCTAGCCCGCACGTGCTCCGCCATAGCTTTGCTACGCACCTGCTCGAAAACGGCGCCGAAATCATGAGCGTCAAAGAGATGCTCGGTCATTCGAACATCTCCACCACTCAGGTTTACACTCATGTAAATGCAGAACGCCTGCGCGCCGCCTTCAAGAAGACGCACCCTAGGGCGTAA
- a CDS encoding NUDIX domain-containing protein — protein sequence MIEYTYSPEIAEADRPIILESRIYKEWLENVQKKFIVTKVHFSSVDFLRKGRQPLFIKLIATATLPDGRPVHGIVLVRGNAVGVLVVLRCEGKKYLLLVKQPRFAISEQASLEIPAGILDWTGDYRKVALSELEEEAQIKADDSELIDLMDFWYKGKSDGFAASCGLLDERIRLYAIERDVTPEQLKAMDGKDQEYTEEIEWIKTVVMPYEEAAHEFIDGKNLIALFLYERWLKRNEV from the coding sequence ATGATCGAATATACCTATTCTCCTGAAATTGCCGAGGCGGACCGCCCGATTATCCTTGAATCTCGCATTTACAAGGAATGGCTCGAAAACGTTCAAAAGAAATTTATCGTTACCAAAGTCCACTTTTCGTCGGTGGATTTTTTGCGTAAAGGCCGCCAGCCGCTATTCATTAAACTTATCGCGACGGCAACACTTCCGGATGGCCGCCCGGTGCATGGAATCGTGCTGGTGCGTGGCAATGCCGTGGGTGTCTTGGTGGTACTCCGCTGTGAAGGCAAGAAGTATTTGCTGCTGGTAAAGCAGCCGCGATTTGCGATTAGCGAACAGGCATCTCTCGAAATTCCGGCGGGAATTTTAGACTGGACGGGCGATTACCGCAAGGTAGCTCTTAGCGAACTCGAAGAAGAAGCCCAAATCAAGGCCGATGATTCTGAACTGATTGACTTGATGGATTTCTGGTACAAGGGCAAAAGTGACGGCTTTGCCGCCAGCTGCGGGCTCTTGGATGAACGCATTCGCCTGTACGCCATTGAACGCGACGTGACGCCGGAACAGCTTAAGGCGATGGACGGCAAGGACCAGGAATATACCGAAGAAATCGAGTGGATTAAGACCGTGGTGATGCCTTACGAAGAGGCCGCCCACGAATTTATCGATGGAAAAAATCTGATTGCGCTCTTCTTGTACGAACGCTGGCTCAAGAGAAACGAGGTGTGA
- a CDS encoding M23 family metallopeptidase, with the protein MAYWSGLVSKIADALPLPGNKEEIPVETWETRCAAYGGTPFQLKLGLAQCSWIVVDSVPVHRLPNPFLRYVAGLRKSEKSKLHWIAPVQNIESPLLVMHEDSVTSVYLRYMKPDSTYMWVSKTTGCKFPGVCPRLPLEWSALSIDEGFDFEGQESLLAMDVFSGIGEAPIYPVLSGRILESGKDSLGYFVEIDHGYNVTSKTSGMGALNDSLSVGDTVGVQSVLGRLSPKDSATFFLSVRLNGQFVRWNEFYTSTHPVSPDSIAAFEKLNGF; encoded by the coding sequence ATGGCGTATTGGTCGGGTCTTGTTTCTAAAATCGCCGATGCACTTCCGCTTCCGGGCAACAAGGAAGAAATTCCCGTTGAAACTTGGGAGACTCGTTGTGCGGCTTACGGAGGAACTCCCTTCCAGTTAAAACTGGGCCTTGCCCAGTGTTCCTGGATCGTGGTGGATTCTGTTCCGGTGCATCGTTTGCCGAACCCCTTCCTGCGTTACGTGGCTGGGCTTCGCAAGTCCGAAAAGTCCAAACTCCATTGGATTGCCCCGGTGCAAAATATTGAAAGCCCCTTGTTGGTGATGCACGAAGACAGCGTAACCTCTGTCTATTTACGTTATATGAAACCAGACTCCACCTATATGTGGGTGTCCAAGACGACGGGTTGCAAGTTCCCGGGGGTATGCCCGCGTCTTCCGTTGGAATGGTCTGCGCTTTCCATTGATGAAGGCTTTGACTTCGAAGGCCAGGAATCCCTGTTGGCTATGGATGTCTTTAGCGGTATTGGAGAGGCTCCGATTTATCCGGTACTTTCCGGCCGTATTCTTGAATCGGGCAAAGATTCTTTAGGTTACTTTGTTGAAATTGATCACGGATACAATGTGACCAGCAAAACGTCGGGTATGGGCGCCTTGAATGACTCCTTGTCGGTGGGCGATACCGTTGGCGTTCAATCGGTACTCGGCAGGCTTTCGCCGAAAGACAGTGCCACCTTCTTTTTGTCTGTCCGCCTGAATGGACAATTCGTTCGCTGGAATGAATTCTACACTTCGACCCATCCGGTCTCTCCAGATTCCATTGCGGCATTTGAAAAGTTGAACGGTTTTTAA
- the truB gene encoding tRNA pseudouridine(55) synthase TruB gives MSNSGFVLLDKIAGETSFKALFPLKRVFSTKRVGHAGTLDLRASGLIIAATGRCTRLLPFIEAKDKCYSFRLHLGYETDTLEWDGEVVEQDERTLAISREKLEAVLPQFTGDIEQVPPKYCAVKINGVRASDLMERGRNIELKPRKIHIGELKVIGEGEVTEGCSGKEFATFDLICECSKGTYIRALGRDIGRALGTYACVSQIRRHRIGNVTLDKAVRGENLTRENLLPVDAVLDFPVVRLTDEQVAVIRQGNWLPWKEKVEGVGPDGHVFAANMQGEVLSLCFYEPGRIKPKFYLGEDEK, from the coding sequence TTGAGCAATTCCGGCTTCGTTCTTTTGGACAAGATTGCTGGCGAAACTTCTTTTAAGGCCCTTTTCCCACTGAAAAGGGTCTTTTCTACAAAGCGAGTAGGCCACGCGGGCACGCTGGATTTGCGTGCCTCGGGCTTGATTATTGCTGCCACCGGCCGCTGCACGCGACTGTTGCCCTTTATCGAAGCCAAGGACAAGTGCTATAGCTTTAGGCTGCATTTGGGCTACGAAACCGACACCTTGGAGTGGGACGGCGAGGTCGTAGAACAAGATGAGAGAACGCTCGCGATTTCCCGCGAAAAGCTCGAAGCCGTTCTCCCGCAATTTACGGGCGATATTGAACAGGTTCCGCCCAAGTACTGCGCCGTGAAAATCAACGGCGTGCGTGCCAGCGACTTGATGGAACGTGGCCGCAACATTGAATTGAAACCCCGCAAGATTCACATTGGCGAACTCAAGGTGATTGGCGAGGGCGAAGTGACCGAAGGCTGCTCCGGCAAGGAATTTGCGACCTTCGACTTGATTTGCGAATGCTCCAAGGGAACTTACATTCGTGCGCTCGGTCGCGATATTGGTCGTGCGCTTGGAACCTACGCGTGCGTATCGCAGATACGCAGACACCGCATCGGCAATGTGACGCTCGATAAGGCGGTGCGTGGCGAGAACTTGACTCGTGAAAATCTGTTGCCGGTCGATGCGGTGCTCGACTTTCCGGTGGTGCGCCTTACCGACGAACAGGTGGCCGTGATTCGACAGGGCAATTGGCTCCCGTGGAAAGAGAAAGTCGAGGGCGTGGGTCCTGATGGCCATGTGTTTGCTGCAAATATGCAAGGCGAAGTCTTGAGCTTGTGTTTTTATGAGCCGGGGCGTATTAAGCCGAAATTTTATTTGGGTGAGGATGAAAAATGA
- the nusA gene encoding transcription termination factor NusA yields the protein MKNEPKVNLLDVLKEVVEAKDMDDSIVINALKEALVTAARKYLHIEKKIDVDFDTETNEVHVFLRVAVVDDYPDYDPNMTASEVEELDKGYMLVEEARDFNEDAQPGDFLEMEIPISAFGRQAIQTAKQLLNQQIRDAERQKIMDTYRSRIGTMVSGEVLRLEQSNIIVKLGKQTEAMIPAREQIRRERWAQGNSIKAVIARVEESSKNGAQVVLSRANGDFLKELFRQEVPEIYEGTVEIKGVAREPGFRAKIAVYSRDEKIDPVGACVGMKGARVQTIVRELGNERIDIVQWNPDLDTFITRALTPANVIKLIHVPDTRRTVVIISDENLALAIGKNGQNVKLAAELVQRNLDVFGENEWNQKDDETKAKITSPSAADLNQNRKAAR from the coding sequence ATGAAGAACGAACCGAAAGTTAACTTGCTCGATGTGCTGAAAGAAGTGGTCGAAGCCAAGGATATGGATGATTCCATTGTCATCAACGCTTTGAAGGAAGCCTTGGTGACGGCAGCACGCAAGTACTTGCACATCGAAAAGAAAATCGATGTGGATTTCGATACTGAAACCAACGAAGTCCATGTGTTCTTGCGCGTGGCCGTTGTGGATGACTATCCGGATTACGACCCGAACATGACCGCTTCCGAAGTGGAAGAACTCGACAAGGGTTACATGCTGGTCGAAGAAGCCCGCGACTTCAACGAAGACGCTCAGCCGGGTGACTTCCTCGAAATGGAAATTCCTATTTCTGCATTCGGTCGCCAGGCCATCCAGACTGCAAAGCAGCTCTTGAACCAGCAGATCCGCGATGCCGAACGCCAGAAGATCATGGACACCTACCGTAGCCGTATCGGTACCATGGTGAGCGGCGAAGTGCTCCGCCTTGAACAAAGTAATATCATCGTGAAGCTCGGCAAGCAGACCGAAGCTATGATTCCGGCTCGTGAACAGATCCGTCGCGAACGCTGGGCTCAGGGCAACTCCATCAAGGCCGTGATCGCCCGCGTGGAAGAATCCTCCAAGAACGGTGCCCAGGTAGTGCTTTCCCGCGCCAATGGCGACTTCCTCAAGGAACTCTTCCGTCAGGAAGTTCCGGAAATTTACGAAGGTACTGTCGAAATCAAGGGCGTTGCCCGTGAACCGGGTTTCCGCGCCAAGATTGCCGTGTACTCCCGTGACGAAAAGATTGACCCGGTCGGCGCATGCGTCGGTATGAAGGGTGCCCGCGTGCAGACGATTGTGCGCGAACTCGGCAACGAACGTATCGACATCGTTCAGTGGAACCCGGATCTGGATACCTTCATTACCCGTGCTCTTACTCCGGCTAACGTGATCAAGCTGATTCACGTGCCCGATACTCGCCGCACGGTGGTGATTATCAGTGATGAAAACCTCGCTCTGGCAATTGGCAAGAACGGCCAGAACGTGAAGCTTGCTGCAGAACTCGTGCAGCGCAACCTCGATGTGTTCGGTGAAAACGAATGGAACCAGAAGGACGACGAAACGAAGGCCAAGATTACTTCTCCGTCCGCTGCCGATTTGAACCAGAACCGTAAGGCTGCTCGCTAA
- the rbfA gene encoding 30S ribosome-binding factor RbfA produces the protein MSRRTDRLDEQFREEIGKLLQKGLKDPRVSSLASITRVTITDDLSYAKVMVSVMGTDKEKRDSLIGLKNSAGYIRTVLGKALKIRKIPELNFVLDENLEHAMHIESILAELKQKGDL, from the coding sequence ATGAGTCGTAGAACTGACAGATTGGACGAACAGTTCCGCGAGGAAATCGGCAAGCTCTTGCAGAAGGGCTTGAAGGATCCTCGTGTGAGCAGCCTCGCAAGCATCACGCGCGTCACGATTACCGATGACCTGAGCTACGCCAAGGTCATGGTGTCCGTGATGGGTACCGATAAGGAAAAGCGTGATTCGCTGATTGGCCTCAAGAATTCGGCGGGTTATATCCGTACTGTTTTAGGCAAGGCGCTTAAGATCCGCAAGATTCCGGAACTGAATTTTGTTCTGGATGAAAACTTGGAACACGCCATGCATATCGAAAGCATTCTGGCCGAACTGAAGCAGAAAGGGGACTTGTAA
- the rimP gene encoding ribosome maturation factor RimP, which produces MVAQKLDTLIAQACEAAGVTLVEQDMFRAGKRKTLRLYIDKPEGVTIDDCSNVSRHLSDALDLDPEIIEGAYTLEVSSPGLDRPLKSVADFTRNIGRFLRVTRSTGKPVVGKLVSADEENLTLTLKGNAGDVVVPRSEVLVAKVDVQI; this is translated from the coding sequence TTGGTAGCCCAGAAATTGGATACACTTATCGCCCAGGCATGCGAAGCTGCTGGCGTGACATTGGTGGAACAGGACATGTTCCGCGCAGGCAAACGTAAGACTCTGCGCCTTTACATAGACAAGCCCGAAGGGGTGACAATCGACGACTGCTCTAACGTGAGCCGTCACTTGTCCGATGCCTTGGACCTGGATCCTGAAATTATCGAAGGTGCCTACACTTTGGAAGTGTCGTCGCCGGGGTTAGACCGCCCCCTGAAGTCGGTTGCCGATTTTACCCGCAATATTGGACGATTCCTGCGGGTGACTCGCAGTACCGGTAAGCCTGTTGTTGGCAAGCTGGTTTCTGCTGACGAAGAAAATTTGACGCTCACCCTTAAAGGCAATGCCGGTGACGTGGTCGTGCCCCGCAGCGAAGTGCTGGTGGCGAAAGTGGATGTACAAATATAA
- the ribF gene encoding riboflavin biosynthesis protein RibF, whose protein sequence is MKRAVTMGNFDGCHLGHQALFRTLKAVAEVNGLKPTVISFEPHSNYVLRTPGDPLLLTTTEEKREFIESLGLEFLVLPFTPEVAKLPFDVFVRQELIEKRGVCSMFFGHDHCFGAGGKGNYETITAAFPELSTAMLSIVLHKGERVSSSAVRNALLNGDVSRAQTYLGRPYRLSGTIVEGKRLGHTIGFPTANLQVEKYKFLPKHGVYVATARLPGGVDADGAHDERCFRAVVNIGTQPSTGNQRLAIEAYLLDFNEDIYGRPMALDLMAYLRPEQKFPSLDDLVRQIGMDADTARNYNGNHWAE, encoded by the coding sequence ATGAAGCGTGCTGTGACGATGGGTAATTTTGACGGATGCCACCTGGGACACCAGGCGCTTTTCCGCACGCTCAAGGCTGTTGCTGAAGTGAACGGCTTGAAGCCTACCGTCATTAGCTTTGAACCGCATTCCAACTATGTGCTGCGCACTCCTGGCGATCCGCTGCTCCTCACGACTACCGAAGAAAAGCGCGAATTTATTGAAAGCCTGGGTCTTGAGTTTTTGGTGCTTCCATTTACGCCCGAGGTGGCGAAGCTTCCGTTCGATGTTTTTGTCCGTCAGGAACTGATTGAAAAGCGCGGCGTGTGTTCCATGTTCTTTGGACACGACCATTGCTTTGGCGCTGGCGGCAAGGGCAACTACGAAACCATTACCGCTGCTTTCCCGGAACTTTCGACGGCCATGCTTTCGATTGTGCTTCACAAGGGTGAACGTGTGAGTTCTTCTGCTGTGCGAAATGCCTTGCTGAATGGCGATGTGTCGCGCGCGCAGACTTATCTGGGCCGCCCGTACCGTTTGTCAGGAACGATTGTCGAAGGCAAACGCCTCGGCCATACCATCGGATTCCCGACCGCGAACCTTCAGGTGGAAAAGTACAAGTTCTTGCCTAAGCACGGCGTGTATGTGGCAACCGCTCGCCTCCCGGGTGGTGTTGATGCAGACGGTGCACACGACGAACGCTGTTTCCGTGCGGTGGTGAACATTGGTACGCAGCCTTCTACCGGCAACCAGCGTCTCGCTATCGAAGCATATCTGCTCGACTTTAACGAAGACATTTACGGTCGCCCGATGGCGCTTGACTTGATGGCGTACCTGCGCCCCGAACAGAAGTTCCCGAGCTTGGACGATTTGGTGCGCCAGATTGGCATGGACGCCGATACCGCCCGCAATTACAACGGCAATCATTGGGCTGAATAA